CATTCCTCGCCCGGCAGCGGCACATAAACCGCCGGCGAAAATAATACTACCCGGCTAAAGAGCTGAGGGTTAGTTAAACCATGCAATAAAGCCCCGCTGCCGCCCATACTAATACCGCCAATTAGGCGGTTATTACGGTTAGCTAAAATACGGTACTCGGCCTCGATATGCGGGATTAAATCTTCGGTAAAAGCCGTCGCTAAGGGACCGTAACGCCGGCTATCTACCCACCAGCTATACCTAAAACCATTGGGAAAAACCATAATAAAAGGCTGTACTCGGCCACCGGTAATGGCCTCTGTAATAATACGGTCAAAACGGTTCGCAGCGAAAGTGCGGTTATTATTATACATACCATGCATAAAATAAATAACCGGGTAACGTTCATCGCCCTGCTCATAATTTGGCGGCAAATAAATAGAGTATTCCCAATTACCATTAAGCTGCCGGCTAAAAAAGCTCACATTATTAATAGTAGCTAATACGATGGCCGGCCGGCTAGCAAAAATAATAAATAAAAAAAAGACTA
This DNA window, taken from Spirochaetaceae bacterium, encodes the following:
- a CDS encoding alpha/beta hydrolase-fold protein, encoding VFFLFIIFASRPAIVLATINNVSFFSRQLNGNWEYSIYLPPNYEQGDERYPVIYFMHGMYNNNRTFAANRFDRIITEAITGGRVQPFIMVFPNGFRYSWWVDSRRYGPLATAFTEDLIPHIEAEYRILANRNNRLIGGISMGGSGALLHGLTNPQLFSRVVLFSPAVYVPLPGEEWSNPRSYRANFRHNMVINNIFNRGAFGSPFNAQLWQDLSFLTLYPLYLQQNQRLQFDIFYGNRDGITDNATQNLIDFLREQNANLQVVTLDGGHTWRVWQEALRLLLTNELFN